The Panthera leo isolate Ple1 chromosome C2, P.leo_Ple1_pat1.1, whole genome shotgun sequence genome window below encodes:
- the TNK2 gene encoding activated CDC42 kinase 1 isoform X7, with protein sequence MQPEEGTGWLLELLSEVQLQQYFLRLRDDLNVTRLSHFEYVKNEDLEKIGMGRPGQRRLWEAVKRRKAMCKRKSWMSKVFSGKRLEAEFPPHHSQSTFRKTLPTPGGPAGEGPLQSLTCLIGEKDLHLFEKLGDGSFGVVRRGEWDAPSGKTVSVAVKCLKPDVLSQPEAMDDFIREVNAMHSLDHRNLIRLYGVVLTPPMKMVTELAPLGSLLDRLRKHQGHFLLGTLSRYAVQVAEGMGYLESKRFIHRDLAARNLLLATRDLVKIGDFGLMRALPQNDDHYVMQEHRKVPFAWCAPESLKTRTFSHASDTWMFGVTLWEMFTYGQEPWIGLNGSQILHKIDKEGERLPRPEDCPQDIYNVMVQCWAHKPEDRPTFVALRDFLLEAQPTDMRALQDFEEPDKLHIQMNDVITVIEGRAENYWWRGQNTRTLCVGPFPRNVVTSVAGLSAQDISQPLQNSFIHTGHGDSDPRHCWGFPDKIDELYLGNPMDPPDLLSVELSTSQPTQHLGRVKREPPPRPPQPAIFAQKPTYDPVSEDQDPLSSDFKRLGLRKPGLTRGLWLAKPSARVPGTKAGRGGGSEVTLIDFGEEPVIPAPRPCAPSLAQLAMDACSLLDKTPPQSPTRALPRPLHPTPVVDWDARPLPPPPAYDDVAQDEDDFEVCSINSTLVAAGVCAGPSQGETNYAFVPEQAQLLPPLEDNLFLPPQGGSKPPSSAQTAQIFQALQQECMRQLRVPAGSLVPSPGPAPAGEDKPQVPPRVPIPPRPTRPRSELSPAPSGEEEIGRWPGPASPPRVPPREPLSPQGSRTPSPLVPPGSSPLPPRLSSSPGKTMPTTQSFASDPKYATPQVIQAPGPRAGPCILPIVRDGKKVSNTHYYLLPERPPYLERYQRFLREAQSPEEPAPLPVPLLLPPPSTPAPAAPTATVRPMPQAAPDPKANFSTNNSNPGVRPPALRATARLPQRGCPGDGPEAGRPTDKIQMGP encoded by the exons ATGCAGCCCGAGGAGGGCACGGGCTGGCTGCTTGAGCTGCTGTCCGAGGTGCAGCTACAACAGTACTTCCTGCGGCTCCGCGATGACCTCAATGTTACCCGCCTGTCCCACTTTGAGTATGTCAAGAATGAGGACCTGGAGAAGATTGGCATGGGCCGGCCTG GACAGCGGCGATTGTGGGAGGCTGTGAAGAGGAGAAAGGCCATGTGCAAACGCAAGTCTTGGATGAGCAAG GTGTTCAGTGGAAAGCGACTGGAGGCTGAGTTCCCTCCTCATCACTCTCAGAGCACCTTCCGGAAGACCTTGCCCACTCCAGGGggcccagcaggggaggggcccttGCAGAGCCTCACGTGCCTCATTGGGGAGAAGGACCTGCATCTCTTCGAGAAGCTAGGAGATGGCTCCTTCGGCGTGGTGCGCAGGGGCGAGTGGGACGCCCCCTCAGGGAAGACG GTGAGTGTGGCTGTGAAGTGCCTGAAGCCTGATGTGCTAAGCCAGCCAGAGGCCATGGATGACTTTATCCGGGAGGTTAATGCCATGCATTCCCTGGACCATCGAAACCTCATTCGTCTCTATGGTGTGGTGCTCACGCCGCCCATGAAGATG GTGACAGAGCTGGCGCCGCTGGGATCGTTGTTGGACCGGCTGCGCAAGCACCAGGGCCACTTCCTCCTGGGAACTCTGAGCCGCTACGCCGTGCAGGTGGCTGAGGGCATGGGCTACCTAGAGTCCAAGCGCTTTATTCACCGTGACCTGGCTGCCCGAAATCTGCTGTTGGCCACCCGTGACCTGGTCAAGATTGGGGACTTCGGGTTGATGCGTGCACTACCCCAGAATGACGACCACTATGTCATGCAAGAGCATCGCAAGGTGCCCTTTGCCTG GTGTGCTCCTGAGAGCCTGAAGACACGTACCTTCTCCCATGCCAGTGACACCTGGATGTTTGGGGTAACATTGTGGGAGATGTTCACCTATGGCCAGGAGCCCTGGATTGGCCTCAATGGCAGTCAG ATTCTGCATAAGATTGACAAGGAGGGGGAACGCCTGCCGCGGCCTGAGGACTGCCCACAGGATATCTACAATGTCATGGTTCAGTGCTGGGCTCACAAGCCAGAGGACAGACCCACCTTTGTGGCCCTGCGGGACTTCCTGCTGGAG gcccagcccactGACATGAGGGCGCTTCAGGACTTTGAGGAGCCAGACAAGCTGCACATCCAGATGAACGACGTCATCACCGTCATCGAGGGAAG GGCTGAGAATTACTGGTGGCGTGGACAGAACACCCGGACACTGTGTGTGGGACCCTTTCCTCGCAACGTGGTGACCTCCGTGGCTGGCCTTTCAGCCCAGGACATCAGCCAACCCCTGCAGAATAGCTTCATCCACACGGGACATGGCGACAGTGACCCCCGCCACTGCTGGGGCTTCCCCGACAAGATTGATGA ACTGTACCTGGGAAACCCCATGGACCCTCCTGACCTGCTGAGCGTGGAACTGAGCACCTCCCAACCCACCCAACATCTAGGAAGGGTGAAAA GGGAGCCTCCACCTCGCCCACCTCAGCCTGCCATCTTCGCTCAGA AGCCAACCTACGACCCAGTGAGTGAGGACCAGGACCCTCTGTCCAGCGACTTCAAGAGGCTGGGCCTCCGGAAACCAGGCCTGACCCGTGGGCTGTGGCTGGCGAAGCCCTCAGCTCGGGTGCCGGGCACCAAGGCAGGGCGTGGCGGCGGGAGCGAGGTCACACTCATTGACTTCGGCGAGGAGCCCGTCatccccgccccccggccctgTGCACCCTCACTGGCACAGCTGGCCATGGATGCCTGCTCCTTGCTGGACAAGACTccaccacagagccccactcgggcaCTGCCCCGGCCCCTGCATCCCACACCTGTGGTGGACTGGGATGCCCGCCCGCTGCCCCCGCCTCCTGCCTATGACGATGTGGCCCAGGATGAGGACGACTTTGAAGTCTGCTCCATCAACAGCACCCTGGTGGCTGCAGGGGTCTGTGCTGGGCCCAGCCAGGGTGAAACCAATTATGCCTTTGTGCCTGAGCAGGCgcagctcctccctcccctggagGACAATCTGTTCCTCCCACCCCAGGGTGGGAGCAAGCCGCCCAGCTCGGCCCAGACCGCACAGATCTTCCAGGCGCTGCAGCAGGAGTGCATGCGGCAGCTGCGGGTCCCGGCTGGCTCCCTGGTCCCTTCACCTGGCCCAGCCCCAGCGGGTGAAGACaagccccaggtgcccccccgggTGCCCATCCCCCCGAGGCCCACTCGCCCACGCAGTGAGCTGTCACCAGCCCCCTCAGGTGAGGAGGAGATAGGGCGGTGGCCTggacctgcctcccctccccgggTGCCTCCCCGGGAGCCCCTGTCCCCTCAAGGCTCGAGGACCCCTAGCCCCCTGGTACCACCTGGAAGCTCCCCGCTGCCGCCCCGGCTCTCAAGCTCACCTGGGAAGACCATGCCCACCACCCAGAGCTTTGCCTCAGACCCCAAATATGCTACACCACAAGTGATCCAGGCACCCGGCCCACGGGCTGGTCCCTGCATCCTACCCATCGTCCGTGATGGCAAGAAGGTCAGCAACACCCACTATTACCTGCTGCCTGAGCGCCCACCCTACCTGGAACGCTACCAGCGCTTCCTGCGTGAGGCCCAAAGCCCTGAAGAGCCGGCCCCCTTGCCTGTGCCCCTGCTGctgcccccacccagcaccccagcccCTGCCGCCCCCACTGCCACTGTTCGACCAATGCCCCAGGCTGCCCCAGACCCCAAGGCCAACTTCTCCACCAACAACAGTAACCCAGGGGTCCGGCCACCAGCCCTGAGGGCCACTGCACGGCTGCCACAGAGGGGCTGCCCTGGGGACGGGCCAGAGGCTGGACGACCAACAGACAAGATCCAGATG GGACCCTGA